One genomic region from bacterium encodes:
- a CDS encoding ferrous iron transport protein A, giving the protein MTDTLERASAGTPVRVTDINGGRDVRARLANMGLLPGVTVSVLVRGPMGGPVVVEIDGSRFAIGRGLARKVVVES; this is encoded by the coding sequence GTGACGGACACGTTGGAAAGGGCGTCGGCCGGAACGCCGGTGCGGGTCACCGACATCAACGGCGGGCGCGACGTTCGGGCGCGCTTGGCCAACATGGGCCTCCTCCCCGGCGTCACCGTCAGCGTCCTCGTGCGTGGCCCCATGGGCGGGCCGGTCGTGGTCGAGATCGACGGCTCGCGGTTCGCCATCGGCCGGGGGCTGGCGCGGAAGGTCGTCGTCGAATCGTGA